A region from the Canis lupus baileyi chromosome 27, mCanLup2.hap1, whole genome shotgun sequence genome encodes:
- the LOC140619659 gene encoding small integral membrane protein 15-like: MFALNAWAEYVVEWSAQDPYGFLTTIVLALISLFLANAMLPWKLAKMIKTREKEQKKKQKHQENIAKAKRLKKN, from the coding sequence ATGTTTGCTCTAAATGCTTGGGCTGAGTATGTTGTGGAATGGTCTGCACAGGACCCATATGGCTTCCTTACAACAATTGTTTTGGCTCTTATTTCATTGTTTCTAGCAAATGCCATGCTGCCCTGGAAATTGGCCAAGATGATTAAGACCagggaaaaggaacaaaagaagaagcaaaaacatCAAGAAAATATTGCAAAAGCTAAACGactaaaaaagaattga
- the LOC140619660 gene encoding thymosin beta-4-like translates to MSDKPDMAEIEKFDKSKLKKTETQEKNPLPSKEAIEQEKQAGEL, encoded by the coding sequence ATGTCTGACAAACCCGATATGGCTGAGATTGAGAAATTCGATAAGTCAAAACTGAAGAAGACAGAAACACAGGAGAAGAATCCACTGCCTTCAAAAGAAGCGATCGAACAGGAGAAGCAAGCGGGCGAATTGTAA